A stretch of Cucumis sativus cultivar 9930 chromosome 2, Cucumber_9930_V3, whole genome shotgun sequence DNA encodes these proteins:
- the LOC101208696 gene encoding proteasome subunit beta type-6 produces MDLNMDLNAPHSMGTTIIGVTYKGGVVLGADSRTSTGVYVANRASDKITKLTDNVYVCRSGSAADSQVVSDYVRYFLHQHTIQLGQPATVKVAANLVRLLAYSNKNMLQTGLIVGGWDKYDGGRIYGIPLGGTIIEQPFAIGGSGSSYLYGFFDQAWKEEMSREEAEQLVVKAVSLAIARDGASGGVVRTVTINSEGVTRKFYPGDQLPLWHEELEPKNSLLDVLNASSPEPMNI; encoded by the exons ATGGATCTCAACATGGATCTTAATGCTCCTCACTCCATGGGTACCACCATCATCGGCGTCACATACAAGGGCGGCGTTGTCCTCGGCGCCGATTCTCGTACCAGCACTG GTGTTTATGTGGCTAATCGTGCATCTGACAAGATTACAAAGCTTACCGACAACGTCTATGTTTGTCGGTCTGGCTCG GCTGCTGATTCTCAAGTTGTTTCTGATTATGTGCGCTACTTCCTTCATCAACATAC GATACAGCTTGGCCAGCCTGCAACTGTTAAAGTGGCGGCAAACCTTGTTAGGCTATTAGCATATAGCAACAAG AATATGTTACAAACTGGCCTTATTGTTGGTGGATGGGATAAGTATGACGGTGGCCGAATCTATGGTATTCCTCTTGGTGGAACAATAATAGAGCAGCCATTTGCTATTGGAG GATCTGGCTCCAGTTACTTGTATGGATTTTTTGATCAAGCatggaaagaagaaatgagCAGGGAAGAAGCTGAG CAATTGGTGGTTAAGGCCGTTTCTCTTGCCATTGCCCGAGATGGTGCTAGTGGTGGTGTTGTCCGTACTGTTACT ATAAATTCCGAGGGAGTGACAAGAAAATTCTATCCTGGCGATCAGCTACCGCTCTGGCACGAGGAATTAGAGCCTAAAAATTCATTACTGGACGTGCTGAATGCCTCTAGTCCTGAACCGATGAACATATAA
- the LOC101208455 gene encoding gamma-glutamylcyclotransferase 2-1, with the protein MRWMCMEESTIHGAIAFRFDETLPINSFSPSTFHLAQSEHSGREKRHSFSSLPLNVIPFSPFFRFSLACFCYFPSPLSLSLNWITGILPLKFVGVLGIINSIMVLWVFGYGSLVWNPGFDFDEKVIGFIRDYRRVFDLACIDHRGTPENPARTLTLEPKEGSICWGAAFCIRGGPEREREAMEYLEKRECEYDQKTIVDFYKDEDSMEPTLTGVLVFTSTFDKVLNKYYLGPAPLEQMASQIATASGPCGNNRDYLFRLEKALFDIGHEDDMVIELANEVRIILGKVGKVGMVLKDKKKPIGPTTTHLPFMSFISGVQVHPMVDATVAMDS; encoded by the exons atgagatggATGTGCATGGAAGAGAGCACCATCCATGGCGCCATAGCTTTCCGTTTTGATGAGACATTGCCTATAAATTCATTCTCTCCTTCAACCTTCCATCTCGCACAATCAGAGCACAGTGGCAGAGAGAAACGCCAtagcttttcttctcttccgcTAAACGTAATTCCGTTTAGCCCTTTTTTTCGTTTCTCTCTTGCTTGTTTCTGCTACTTTCcgtctcctctctctctctctctcaattgGATCACAGGAATTCTTCCGCTTAAATTCGTTGGAGTTCTT GGTATCATCAATTCAATCATGGTTCTTTGGGTTTTTGGCTATGGATCTCTTGTATGGAATCCAGGATTTGACTTCGATGAGAAAGTGATAGGTTTCATTAGAGATTATAGACGTGTGTTTGATCTTG CTTGTATTGATCATAGAGGTACACCTGAAAATCCTGCTAGAACTCTCACGCTAGAGCCCAAAGAAGGATCAATTTGC TGGGGTGCTGCATTTTGCATCCGTGGAGGTcctgaaagagagagagaggccATGGAG TATCTGGAGAAGAGAGAGTGCGAGTATGACCAAAAGACTATTGTGGACTTCTACAAG GATGAAGACTCCATGGAACCCACATTGACAGGAGTTTTAGT TTTCACATCTACATTTGATAAAGTGCTAAACAAATACTATCTAGGACCTGCCCCCTTGGAGCAAATGGCTAG CCAAATTGCAACTGCATCTGGTCCATGTGGGAACAATAGAGACTATCTATTCCGGTTGGAAAAGGCCTTGTTTGATATTGGCCACGAAGACGATATGGTGATTGAGCTGGCAAACGAAGTGAGGATTATCCTTGGGAAGGTTGGGAAGGTGGGGATGGTTTTGAAGGACAAGAAGAAGCCGATTGGACCGACGACGACTCACCTGCCATTCATGTCCTTCATCTCTGGTGTTCAGGTGCATCCGATGGTAGATGCCACCGTTGCCATGGATTCTTAG
- the LOC101214952 gene encoding uncharacterized protein LOC101214952: MDSSESNLPLLLQHSYCRSKSITSDDLRNYRISLKWCALDHSSAAGKFFSYLVFTLLTIVVPAVTILAVQDPGDDPISFNKLVQVPESGLAAVGFLSLCRFFRRYGLRQLLFLEGLQEDSVYVQKGYARELEKWFRSVAYILFPSFFVELAHKIIFFSTVKIYFPVGFPVNSILFILVLGSWVYRTGVFLLVCVLFRLTCELQILRLQGVHKLFETSNGSESDSVLIFNEHLRIRKQLSITSHRYRFFIIVCLLVITVSQFVALLLVLASKTDKNFFNSGDVVVCSTVQLCGFFLCLFGAARITHRAQGIASVATRWHMLVTSAASGSNSTKPPPLLQPLVNHKKNNNSSSSGEDEDDTDSDSSSDVLISVRPRESSSFQTRQALVSYLQHNNGGITLFGYALDRGLLHTLFAFEFSLVMSILSKVVVL, encoded by the exons ATGGACTCCAGCGAATCAAACCTCCCTCTCCTCCTCCAACATTCTTACTGCAGGTCCAAATCCATAACCTCCGATGATCTGCGCAACTATCGAATCAGCTTAAAATGGTGCGCTCTTGACCACTCCTCCGCCGCCGGAAAGTTCTTCTCCTACCTCGTCTTCACTCTCCTGACCATCGTCGTCCCTGCCGTGACGATCCTCGCCGTCCAAGATCCGGGGGACGATCCGATCTCGTTCAATAAACTGGTTCAGGTTCCGGAATCGGGACTGGCGGCGGTGGGATTCTTGAGCCTGTGTCGATTCTTCCGGCGGTACGGACTCCGGCAGCTTCTGTTCCTGGAAGGATTGCAAGAGGATTCGGTGTACGTACAGAAAGGGTATGCGCGTGAATTGGAGAAATGGTTCCGTTCCGTTGCGTATATTCTTTTCCCGTCGTTCTTCGTTGAGTTGGCCCACAAAATCATATTCTTCTCCACCGTTAAGATTTATTTTCC GGTAGGATTTCCGGTAAATTCGATCTTGTTCATATTAGTACTGGGGTCGTGGGTGTACAGAACTGGAGTGTTTTTGCTCGTGTGTGTATTGTTTCGGCTCACATGTGAGTTACAGATTCTTAGACTTCAAGGGGTTCACAAGCTATTTGAAACGAGCAACGGGTCAGAATCGGACTCGGTGTTGATCTTCAACGAACATTTGAGGATCAGAAAACAGTTATCAATTACGAGTCACCGGTACCGGTTCTTCATAATTGTGTGTTTGCTCGTTATTACGGTTAGCCAGTTCGTCGCATTGCTCTTGGTTTTGGCCTCTAAAACTGacaaaaatttcttcaactcCGGCGATGTTGTG GTTTGCTCAACGGTTCAATTATGTGGATTCTTCTTATGTTTGTTTGGAGCTGCAAGAATTACTCACAGAGCCCAAGGAATCGCTTCTGTTGCAACCCGATGGCACATGCTAGTCACCTCCGCTGCCTCTGGATCCAACTCAACCAAACCTCCGCCACTACTACAACCGCTCGTTAAccacaagaaaaacaacaacagTAGCAGTAGCGGCGAGGATGAAGACGATACCGATTCTGATTCTTCATCGGACGTTTTAATTTCAGTAAGGCCACGAGAATCTTCTTCCTTCCAAACCAGGCAAGCTTTAG TGTCATATTTACAACACAACAATGGAGGAATTACATTGTTTGGATATGCATTAGATCGAGGATTGCTTCATACACTCTTTGCATTTGAATTCTCACTCGTCATGTCGATTTTGAGTAAGGTTGTCGTATTATGA